In Carassius gibelio isolate Cgi1373 ecotype wild population from Czech Republic chromosome B13, carGib1.2-hapl.c, whole genome shotgun sequence, one genomic interval encodes:
- the LOC127970618 gene encoding transmembrane protein 87A, giving the protein MADSSLRWMQSTSLLLFFIPFLLITLSLNGVTAAPEMGLWTITVLNTSRPLLLRKAMYKDTDIRLRVSSFGCPEEVRFSIQWFLKFYPCHNEYNNIEEMYEKTPQIRGNSLDPSPQGQGEFIRHKYREISCRSDMHMFPMLNKSKAEPKTASLIQLEGKLEDGSFTSSSVAEAGSYGPMEHVIATTWRDGPYLLVVQTSSTKQDANWNLTFSVVMKGSHGYLSVTEWPLMIFYMVMCVVYILYALLWFVWASCYWKDLLRIQFWIAGVIFLGMIEKAVFCAEYQNTNNVGSASQGLLIFAELISALKRTLARLLVVIVSLGYGIVKPRLGTVMHRVVGLGVLYFIFAAIEGVLRITGAKDSDLTLLANIPLALLDSSLCWWIFVSLAQTIKTLKLRRNPVKLSLYRHFTNTLIFAVLASIIFMVWTTKKFRLADCQADWMELWVDDAFWRFLFSSILLVIMFLWRPSANNQRYAYTPLIDDSDDEEIEEFLVSANIADGIKLRAAKTETNGTVKPAAANQDEDLKWVEENIPTSLSDVALPVLLDSDEEIMTTKYEMSKME; this is encoded by the exons ATGGCCGACAGCAGCCTCCGGTGGATGCAGAGCACCAGCCTTTTGCTCTTTTTTATCCCATTTCTCCTCATCACTTTATCATTAAATGGTGTAACTGCCGCTCCGGAGATGGGCCTGTGGACTATTACAGTCCTTAAT ACATCAAGACCTTTATTGTTGAGGAAAGCCATGTATAAGGACACTGATATTCGATTAAGAG TGTCATCATTCGGTTGTCCGGAGGAAGTGAGGTTCTCCATTCAGTGGTTTCTAAAATTCTACCCCTGTCACAATGAGTACAACAATATTGAA GAGATGTATGAAAAGACGCCACAGATTCGAGGAAACAGTCTGGACCCGAGCCCTCAGGGACAGGGAGAGTTTATTCGGCACAAATACAGGGAGATATCCTGCCGCAGCGACATGCACATGTTCCCCATGCTCAAT AAATCAAAAGCAGAACCAAAAACCGCGAGCCTGATTCAGTTGGAAGGCAAGTTAGAG GATGGGAGCTTCACCAGTTCTTCTGTTGCTGAGGCTGGTTCCTACGGACCGATG GAACATGTGATTGCTACGACCTGGAGGGACGGGCCTTACCTGCTGGTAGTGCAGACCAGTTCAACAAAACAGGATGCCAACTGGAATTTAACCT TCAGTGTTGTGATGAAGGGATCCCACGGTTATCTCTCTGTCACCGAATGGCCTCTCATGATC TTCTACATGGTGATGTGTGTGGTGTACATCCTGTACGCTCTTCTCTGGTTCGTCTGGGCGTCCTGCTACTGGAAAGACCTGCTGAGGATCCAGTTCTGGATTGCTGGAGTCATATTCTTGGGCATGATAGAGAAGGCCGTCTTCTGTGCTGAATATCAGAACACCAACAACGTGGGCTCAGCAT CTCAGGGTCTGCTGATCTTTGCTGAGCTCATCTCTGCTCTGAAGAGGACTCTGGCCCGTTTGCTCGTCGTCATCGTCAGTCTGGGCTACGGCATTGTCAA GCCGCGTTTGGGCACCGTCATGCACCGAGTGGTGGGTCTGGGTGTGCTTTACTTCATATTTGCTGCAATTGAGGGCGTCCTGAGGATCACTGGG GCTAAAGACTCTGACTTGACCCTGCTAGCCAACATTCCCCTGGCTCTGCTTGACTCCTCTCTGTGCTGGTGGATAT TTGTCAGTCTGGCGCAAACCATTAAGACTCTGAAACTCAGAAGAAACCCAGTGAAGCTGTCTTTGTACAGACACTTCACCAACACGCTCATCTTTGCTGTTCTCG CCTCCATTATTTTCATGGTTTGGACGACGAAGAAGTTCCGGTTAGCAGACTGTCAGGCG GACTGGATGGAGCTGTGGGTGGATGATGCTTTCTGGAGGTTCCTCTTCTCCAGCATACTGCTGGTCATCATGTTTCTGTGGCGGCCGTCTGCTAACAATCAAAG GTATGCGTACACACCTCTTATTGATGACTCAGACGATGAGGAGATTGAAGAGTTCCTGGTGTCTGCAAACATCG CTGATGGGATAAAGTTGAGGGCGGCTAAGACAGAAACCAATGGAACGGTGAAGCCTGCAGCAGCCAATCAG GATGAAGATTTGAAGTGGGTGGAGGAGAATATTCCTACCTCTCTGTCTGATGT AGCTCTTCCTGTTCTTCTTGACTCAGACGAG